From Anopheles darlingi chromosome 2, idAnoDarlMG_H_01, whole genome shotgun sequence, the proteins below share one genomic window:
- the LOC125951247 gene encoding sorting nexin-21 isoform X2 yields the protein MENGESIEEDVDSATEVFDETVWKRFHRRQRYNDTVPLHFEIIHARILPAVASTELVADASGSGGNNAVKKYVVYVVNVREDGFPRDPCPTSIDRRYTHFLKLYEGLRKDHPTLVQSVAFPKKVLMGNFTPELIGERSGAFELFLDHIMSVPLLRESEHFLEFLQHDELTRACQLLDERRNEQAVPLLENSFRLLNKLFLDKSKAVLLLLCRLVVACTSSPIPHSAAEQWAELALRRFEHVCDTELLVLYIPLLQTCLHLWWQRGRDRTLLEERLNEMGKKGIKVKGGPTLGQAIHALDPRAETI from the exons ATGGAGAACGGGGAATCGATCGAGGAGGACGTCGATAGCGCGACGGAAGTGTTCGACGAAA CCGTCTGGAAGCGCTTTCACCGGCGACAACGGTACAATGATACTGTACCGCTTCATTTCGAAATCATTCACGCACGTATCCTGCCTGCCGTTGCCTCTACGGAGCTTGTTGCCGATGCatccggtagtggtggtaataATGCCGTGAAAAAGTACGTCGTGTACGTGGTGAATGTACGTGAAGATGGCTTTCCGCGTGATCCATGTCCGACCAGCATCGACCGTCGGTACACGCACTTCCTCAAGCTCTACGAAGGACTACGCAAGGACCACCCGACGCTGGTTCAGAGTGTCGCTTTCCCCAAGAAGGTGCTAATGGGGAACTTCACTCCCGAGCTGATTGGAGAGCGTAGCGGCGCATTCGAGCTGTTCCTGGACCATATCATGAGCGTGCCTTTGCTGCGCGAGTCGGAGCATTTTCTAGAGTTTTTGCAGCACGACGAACTGACGAGGGCGTGTCAATTATTGGACGAACGGCGTAACGAGCAGGCAGTTCCACTGCTAGAGAATTCCTTCCGTCTGCTAAACAAACTGTTTCTCGATAAGTCTAAGGCTGTACTATTGCTCCTCTGTCGGCTGGTCGTTGCTTGTACCAGTTCACCGATTCCTCACTCGGCGGCCGAGCAGTGGGCCGAGCTCGCATTGCGAAGGTTCGAGCACGTTTGTGATACGGAGTTGCTGGTGCTATACATACCGCTACTGCAAACCTGCCTTCATCTTTGGTGGCAACGTGGACGGGATCGTACTCTGCTGGAGGAACGCCTGAACGAGATGGGCAAGAAAGGCATCAAGGTGAAGGGTGGACCAACGTTGGGCCAAGCCATTCACGCTCTCGATCCACGTGCAGAAACCATCTGA
- the LOC125948813 gene encoding aromatic-L-amino-acid decarboxylase-like isoform X2, whose product MQAPEFKDFAKEMVDYISNYLENIRDRRVLPTVQPGYLRPLIPDEAPQQPDKWEDVMADIERVIMPGVTHWHSPKFHAYFPTANSYPAIVADMLSGAIACIGFTWIASPACTELEVVMLDWLGKMLDLPKEFLACSGGQGGGVIQGTASEATLVGLLGAKAKAMKRVKEEHPDWDDNTIVSKLVGYTSIQSHSSVERAGLLGGVKLRSLASDVDLKLRGETLERAIKEDLEAGLIPFYVVATLGTTNTCAFDRLDEIGPIGNKYNVWVHVDAAYAGSAFICPEYRYLMKGIETADSFNFNPHKWMLVNFDCSAMWLKEPYWIVNAFNVDPLYLKHDMQGSAPDYRHWQIPLGRRFRALKLWFVLRLYGIDNLQAHIRRHCGFAKQFEALCRADERFEIFGEVQMGLACFKLKGSNELNEQLLRRINGRGNIHLVPSKVNDVYFLRMAVCSRFTESSDIDFSWKEVAASADEVLAEQKK is encoded by the exons ATGCAGGCCCCGGAGTTCAAGGACTTTGCCAAGGAAATGGTGGACTACATTTCCAACTATCTGGAGAACATTCGCGACAG ACGTGTTCTACCGACCGTTCAACCTGGATACCTGAGGCCACTGATTCCGGATGAGGCACCTCAGCAGCCGGACAAGTGGGAAGACGTGATGGCCGACATCGAGCGCGTGATCATGCCCGGTGTGACGCACTGGCACAGCCCCAAGTTCCATGCCTACTTCCCCACGGCCAACTCGTATCCGGCCATCGTTGCCGATATGCTGAGTGGTGCCATCGCTTGCATCGGCTTCACCTGG ATTGCGAGCCCAGCCTGTACCGAGCtggaggtggtgatgctggatTGGCTAGGCAAGATGCTGGACCTGCCCAAGGAGTTCCTGGCGTGCTCCGGTGGACAGGGTGGCGGTGTGATCCAGGGTACAGCCAGTGAGGCTACACTCGTTGGTTTGCTCGGTGCCAAGGCAAAGGCGATGAAGCGCGTTAAGGAGGAGCATCCCGATTGGGATGATAACACGATCGTCTCCAAGTTGGTCGGTTACACTTCCA TTCAATCTCACTCATCCGTGGAACGTGCGGGACTGCTCGGTGGCGTCAAGCTGCGCTCTCTGGCGTCCGATGTGGATTTGAAACTGCGCGGTGAAACGCTCGAGCGTGCCATCAAGGAGGATCTGGAGGCCGGTTTGATTCCGTTCTATGTGGTGGCCACGCTGGGAACGACCAACACTTGCGCGTTTGATCGGCTCGATGAGATCGGTCCGATCGGTAACAAGTACAACGTTTGGGTGCACGTTGATGCGGCCTATGCCGGATCGGCCTTCATCTGCCCGGAGTATCGCTACCTGATGAAGGGTATCGAGACGGCCGATTCCTTCAACTTCAACCCGCACAAGTGGATGCTGGTGAACTTTGATTGTAGCGCTATGTGGCTGAAGGAACCGTACTGGATCGTGAACGCGTTCAACGTCGATCCGTTGTATCTGAAGCACGACATGCAGGGTTCCGCACCGGATTACCGTCACTGGCAGATTCCGCTCGGTCGTCGTTTCCGTGCCCTGAAGCTTTGGTTCGTACTGCGGCTCTACGGTATCGATAACCTGCAGGCCCACATTCGGCGCCACTGTGGATTCGCGAAGCAGTTCGAAGCGCTGTGCCGCGCTGACGAGCGGTTCGAGATCTTTGGCGAGGTGCAGATGGGCCTGGCGTGCTTCAAGCTGAAGGGCTCGAATGAGCTAAACGAGCAGCTGTTGCGTCGCATCAACGGTCGCGGCAACATCCATCTCGTACCGTCCAAGGTTAACGATGTGTACTTCCTGCGTATGGCCGTCTGCTCGCGCTTCACCGAAAGCTCCGACATCGACTTCTCGTGGAAGGAGGTGGCGGCTTCGGCCGATGAGGTACTGGCTGAGCAGAAGAAGTAA
- the LOC125950922 gene encoding cysteine desulfurase, mitochondrial: MLSHRASGKVLASIFSQVSRRSTAVTSRNYSSDKFSIKDEILDGRPLYLDAQATTPLDPRVLDAMMPYMTAYYGNPHSRTHTYGWESETAVEKARSQVASLIGANPKEIIFTSGATESNNISVKGVARFYGAKKKHVITTQTEHKCVLDSCRALEGEGFRVTYLPVQPNGLISMEELDKAITPETSLVSIMTVNNEIGVKQPVADIGALCKSKKVFFHTDAAQAVGKIPLDVNKMNIDLMSISGHKIYGPKGVGALYVRRRPRVRVEAIQSGGGQERGLRSGTVPTPLTVGLGAACDIASREMEYDHKWMEFLSKRLMDKIYAELPQVIRNGDPVHTYPGCINLSFAYVEGESLLMALKDVALSSGSACTSASLEPSYVLRAIGTDEDLAHSSIRFGIGRFTSIEEVDYTAEKCIKHVSRLREMSPLWEMVQEGVDLKSIKWSQH; encoded by the exons ATGTTGTCGCACAGAGCATCGGGCAAAGTTTTGGCATCGATATTCAGCCAAGTATCGCGCCGATCCACCGCCGTTACTTCCAGAAATTACAGTTCCG ATAAATTCAGCATCAAAGATGAAATACTCGATGGGCGCCCGCTTTACCTGGATGCACAGGCCACGACCCCACTG GATCCCCGGGTGCTCGATGCCATGATGCCGTACATGACCGCCTACTACGGTAATCCGCAttcgcgcacgcacacgtacggCTGGGAATCGGAGACCGCGGTAGAGAAGGCACGCTCGCAAGTGGCCTCTTTGATCGGTGCAAACCCAAAAGAGATCATTTTCACATCCGGTGCCACGGAATCGAACAACATATCGGTAAAGGGAGTCGCTCGGTTCTACGGAGCCAAAAAGAAGCATGTCATTACCACGCAAACCGAACACAAGTGCGTGCTGGACTCATGCCGTGCCCTGGAAGGAGAAGGCTTCCGTGTGACCTATCTTCCCGTACAGCCCAACGGATTGATCAGCATGGAGGAGCTCGATAAGGCAATCACACCCGAAACATCTCTCGTGTCCATTATGACGGTTAATAACGAAATCGGAGTGAAGCAACCGGTGGCCGATATTGGTGCGTTGTGCAAGAGCAAGAAAGTGTTCTTCCACACCGATGCCGCGCAGGCTGTTGGCAAGATTCCGCTGGACGTGAACAAAATGAACATCGACCTGATGTCCATCTCTGGCCACAAGATCTACGGACCAAAAGGTGTCGGTGCACTGTACGTCCGCCGACGACCGCGTGTACGCGTCGAGGCTATCCAAAGTGGAGGAGGACAGGAAAGAGGACTTCGAAGTGGCACCGTTCCGACTCCGCTGACGGTGGGTCTAGGAGCAGCATGTGACATTGCGAGTCGGGAGATGGAGTACGATCACAAGTGGATGGAGTTCCTGTCGAAGCGACTGATGGACAAAATTTATGCCGAGCTACCGCAAGTGATTCGCAACGGTGATCCGGTCCATACGTATCCGGGCTGCATAAATCTATCGTTTGCCTACGTCGAGGGAGAATCATTGCTGATGGCCCTGAAGGACGTCGCACTATCTAGTGGTTCGGCATGCACCTCGGCCTCGCTGGAACCTTCCTATGTGCTACGAGCGATCGGAACGGATGAAGATCTGGCTCACAGCTCCATTCGTTTCGGCATTGGCCGGTTCACATCGATCGAGGAGGTGGACTATACGGCGGAGAAGTGCATCAAGCACGTGTCGCGGCTTCGCGAGATGTCTCCGCTTTGGGAAATGGTGCAAGAAGGTGTCGATCTCAAGAGCATCAAATGGTCACAGCATTAG
- the LOC125952218 gene encoding 3,4-dihydroxyphenylacetaldehyde synthase has translation MANMDINEFREFGRAAIDFVADYLENIRDRDVLPSVEPGYLHDLLPGQLQDAPEDWKTIMEDFKQCILPGLTHWQSPHFHAFYPSQTSYSSIVGETLAAGLGVVGFSWICSPVCTELEVIMMNWLGQLLNLPKTFLNCGEGNGGGIIQGSASESILVAVLAAREQAVRRLKGEHPELTEAEIRGRLVAYTSDQSNSAVEKSGILGAIKMRLLPADDTAILRGSTFIQAVEEDRAAGLFPVICVATLGTTGTCAYDNLEEIGPYCNEHNIWLHIDAAYAGAALCLPEYADLMKGAELADSLNFNLHKWMFVNFDCCAMWFKDAGSVTKSFSVDRIYLQHQFQGHSKAPDYRHWQIQLGRRFRSLKVWITLRTMGAEKIRNLIRFHIQLANRFEEYVRTDDRFEVLCSTLALVCFRLKGDDAQSKQLLENITKRKKVFMIPATYQGKFIIRFMICGIDPQMHDIEYAWDEVRSQADLLLGVDQNRNEVTAKVSSPAPIEPPVFEKATEIGKITESLAGAMLLSDEKAQ, from the exons atggcaaacatggACATAAACGAGTTTCGCGAGTTTGGCCGTGCGGCCATTGACTTTGTGGCGGACTATCTGGAGAACATACGAGACAG GGATGTGCTTCCGTCGGTGGAGCCCGGTTATCTGCACGATTTGCTCCCGGGGCAGCTACAGGATGCACCGGAAGATTGGAAAACCATCATGGAGGATTTTAAGCAGTGCATACTGCCGGGGCTAACCCATTGGCAGTCACCTCACTTCCACGCGTTCTATCCCTCCCAGACTTCGTACTCATCGATCGTTGGCGAGACACTGGCCGCCGGTCTAGGAGTGGTTGGATTCAGTTGG ATCTGCAGTCCGGTCTGTACGGAGCTCGAGGTGATCATGATGAACTGGTTGGGGCAGCTGCTGAACCTTCCGAAAACGTTCCTCAACTGTGGCGAAGGAAACGGTGGAGGCATCATACAGGGTTCGGCCAGCGAATCGATACTGGTGGCCGTGCTGGCTGCTAGGGAGCAGGCGGTCCGTCGATTGAAAGGTGAACATCCGGAGCTAACGGAGGCGGAGATTCGGGGCCGTCTGGTGGCGTACACGAGCGATCAGAGTAACAGTGCGGTCGAGAAATCGGGCATCCTGGGTGCGATCAAGATGCGCCTGCTGCCCGCGGATGATACGGCGATACTTAGAGGTTCCACCTTCATCCAGGCGGTCGAAGAGGACCGTGCCGCTGGATTGTTCCCGGTGATCTGTGTGGCGACGCTCGGTACTACCGGTACCTGTGCGTACGATAACCTGGAAGAGATCGGTCCCTACTGTAACGAGCATAACATTTGGCTGCACATCGATGCGGCCTACGCTGGAGCTGCCCTGTGTCTGCCGGAGTACGCGGACCTCATGAAGGGTGCCGAGCTGGCCGATTCGCTCAACTTCAACCTGCACAAGTGGATGTTCGTCAACTTCGATTGCTGTGCGATGTGGTTTAAGGATGCGGGCTCGGTCACCAAGTCGTTCAGCGTCGATCGCATTTATCTGCAGCATCAGTTCCAGGGTCACAGCAAGGCACCGGACTATCGGCACTGGCAGATTCAGCTCGGTCGGCGGTTCCGCTCGCTCAAGGTGTGGATCACACTGCGCACGATGGGTGCGGAGAAGATCCGCAATCTGATCCGGTTCCACATTCAGCTTGCCAACCGGTTCGAGGAGTACGTCCGAACGGACGATCGGTTCGAGGTGCTGTGCTCCACCCTGGCACTGGTGTGCTTCCGGCTGAAGGGTGACGATGCGCAGTCGAAGCAACTGCTCGAGAACATCACCAAGCGAAAGAAGGTGTTCATGATACCGGCCACTTACCAGGGGAAGTTTATCATACGCTTCATGATCTGCGGCATCGATCCGCAGATGCACGATATCGAGTATGCTTGGGATGAGGTCCGTTCGCAGGCCGATCTGCTGCTCGGCGTGGACCAGAATCGCAACGAGGTAACGGCTAAGGTCAGCTCTCCAGCGCCCATCGAGCCACCCGTATTCGAGAAAGCGACGGAGATTGGTAAGATCACGGAGAGCTTAGCGGGAGCGATGCTGCTATCCGACGAGAAGGCTCAATAG
- the LOC125959475 gene encoding pre-mRNA-splicing factor ATP-dependent RNA helicase DHX16 → MSKRTSRREPSSSENSSIDSEEEQRRKDLKERDDFAQRLKKRDEDRTRKVVEASSSKRAYEEAAKRLKLEAEDKEKLLPELRKQSRRQYLEKRKEDKVAELEADIRDDEYLFADSVITERERKDREYKKSLLQIAKDHEKARELERVQRYHMPKDIKKGETQEYVEVDERERMPNSEQKKWEAEQLASAVYKFGSKDAKDRAGQQEEYELLLEEQIDFIQALGLEGTKDKKRKPEITESEKKKMTIEETKKSLPIYPFKEDLIAAIREHQILIIEGETGSGKTTQIPQYLYEAGFTNDGKKIGCTQPRRVAAMSVAARVAEEMGVKLGNEVGYSIRFEDCTSERTVLKYMTDGTLHREFLSEPDLGSYSVMIIDEAHERTLHTDILFGLVKDIARFRTDLKLLISSATLDADKFSDFFDEAPIYRIPGRRYPVDIFYTKAPEADYIDACVVSVLQIHATQPLGDILVFLTGQEEIEACQEMLQDRVKRLGSKLKELLILPIYANLPSDMQAKIFEPTPPNARKVVLATNIAETSLTIDNIIYVIDPGFAKQNNFNSRTGMETLMVVPISKASANQRAGRAGRVAPGKCFRLYTAWAYKNELEENTVPEIQRINLGNAVLMLKALGINDLLHFDFLDPPPHETLVLALEQLYALGALNHHGELTKLGRRMAEFPVDPMMAKMLLASEKYKCSEEVVTIAAMLSVNGAVFYRPKDKIIHADTARKNFNHPHGDHLSLMQVYNQWAESDYSTQWCYENYIQFRSMKRARDVREQLVGLMQRVEIDMVSSLPETTNIRKAITAGYFYHVARLSKGGNYKTVKHNQTVMIHPNSALFEELPRWVLYHELVFTTKEFMRSVIEIDSKWLLEVAPHYYKAKELEDSTNKKMPKNIGRATLAVA, encoded by the exons ATGAGTAAAAGGACGAGTCGCCGGGAGCCCTCTTCATCCGAAAATAGTAGTATCGATAGTGAGGAAGAGCAACGTCGCAAGGATTTAAAGGAACGTGATGATTTCGCGCAGCGGCTAAAGAAGCGCGATGAAGACCGCACGCGGAAAGTGGTTGAGGCGTCCTCCAGCAAGCGCGCTTACGAGGAGGCCGCCAAACGGTTGAAGCTCGAAGCGGAAGACAAGGAGAAGCTACTGCCGGAACTGCGGAAACAATCCCGGCGCCAGTATCTCGAGAAACGTAAGGAGGATAAAGTGGCCGAACTCGAGGCCGATATCCGCGACGATGAATATCTCTTTGCGGACTCGGTCATCACCGAGCGCGAGCGGAAGGATCGGGAGTACAAGAAAAGTCTGTTGCAAATTGCCAAGGACCATGAGAAAGCGCGTGAGCTGGAACGGGTCCAGCGGTACCACATGCCCAAGGATATCAAGAAGGGCGAAACGCAGGAGTATGTCGAGGTGGACGAGCGTGAGCGTATGCCGAACTCGGAGCAGAAGAAGTGGGAAGCAGAACAGCTGGCATCGGCCGTGTACAAATTCGGCTCGAAAGATGCCAAAGACCGGGCAGGACAGCAGGAGGAGTATGAACTGCTGTTGGAAGAACAGATCGACTTCATTCAAGCGCTCGGGCTGGAGGGAACGAAAGATAAGAAGCGCAAACCAGAGATCACGGaatcggaaaagaaaaagatgacCATcgaggaaacgaagaaatcCTTGCCAATCTACCCTTTCAAGGAGGATCTCATAGCGGCTATTCGCGAACATCAGATTCTCATCATAGAGGGTGAAACGGGCTCGGGAAAGACGACTCAAATTCCGCAGTATCTATACGAGGCCGGCTTTACGAATGATGGCAAAAAGATTGGCTGTACACAGCCACGGCGAGTGGCGGCCATGTCGGTGGCAGCCCGTGTAGCCGAAGAGATGGGAGTTAAGTTAGGTAACGAAGTAGGCTACAGCATTCGTTTTGAGGATTGCACATCCGAGCGTACGGTGCTAAAGTACATGACGGATGGTACGCTGCACCGCGAGTTCCTGTCCGAGCCCGATCTCGGATCGTACAGCGTAATGATCATTGATGAGGCTCACGAGCGTACACTACACACGGACATTCTGTTTGGGCTGGTGAAAGATATTGCGCGATTTCGGACGGACCTAAAGCTACTGATCTCCAGTGCCACGCTTGATGCGGATAAATTTTCTGACTTTTTCGATGAAGCACCAATCTATCGGATACCTGGACGACGCTATCCG GTCGATATATTTTATACCAAGGCACCGGAAGCGGATTATATTGATGCTTGCGTCGTATCCGTGCTGCAAATCCATGCCACGCAACCTTTGGGAGATATTTTGGTCTTTTTAACAG GACAAGAGGAGATTGAAGCGTGTCAGGAGATGCTACAAGATCGCGTCAAGCGACTAGGCTCCAAGCTAAAGGAACTGCTCATTCTTCCCATCTATGCCAACCTACCGTCGGATATGCAGGCAAAGATTTTCGAGCCCACACCTCCGAACGCACGGAAGGTGGTACTGGCGACGAATATTGCCGAAACGTCGCTGACGATCGATAACATCATCTACGTGATCGACCCGGGATTTGCGAAGCAGAACAATTTCAACTCACGCACCGGCATGGAGACGCTGATGGTTGTACCGATCTCGAAAGCGTCCGCCAATCAGCGAGCTGGTCGAGCGGGTCGTGTCGCTCCCGGTAAATGTTTCCGGCTTTACACGGCCTGGGCGTACAAGAATGAACTGGAGGAGAACACGGTACCGGAGATCCAGCGTATCAATCTGGGTAATGCGGTGCTAATGCTGAAAGCACTCGGCATTAACGATCTGCTGCATTTCGATTTCCTCGATCCCCCACCACACGAAACGCTCGTGCTGGCGCTGGAACAACTGTACGCGCTAGGTGCATTGAACCATCACGGTGAACTGACGAAGTTGGGTCGACGGATGGCCGAGTTCCCGGTCGATCCTATGATGGCCAAGATGTTACTGGCTAGTGAAAAATATAAATGTTCCGAAGAGGTTGTGACCATCGCAGCGATGCTCTCGGTGAATGGTGCCGTATTCTATCGCCCCAAGGATAAGATCATTCATGCTGATACGGCACGAAAGAACTTCAACCATCCACACGGTGACCATCTGAGTTTGATGCAAGTGTACAATCAGTGGGCCGAGTCAGATTACAGCACGCAGTGGTGCTATGAAAATTATATTCAATTTCGTTCCATGAAACGTGCCCGTGATGTACGAGAGCAGCTCGTAGGGCTGATGCAAAGAGTAGAGATCGACATGGTCTCTTCGCTACCCGAGACGACAAACATCCGGAAGGCGATAACGGCCGGATATTTTTATCATGTGGCGCGTCTCTCGAAGGGTGGGAACTATAAGACAGTAAAGCACAATCAAACCGTCATGATTCACCCAAATTCAGCTTTGTTTGAAGAGCTACCACGCTGGGTACTGTACCACGAATTAGTGTTTACGACAAAAGAATTCATGCGATCCGTCATTGAAATCGATAGCAAGTGGTTGCTTGAGGTAGCGCCACATTATTATAAAGCGAAAGAATTGGAAGATTctactaacaaaaaaatgccCAAAAATATCGGTCGGGCCACACTGGCGGTTGCATAA
- the LOC125948813 gene encoding aromatic-L-amino-acid decarboxylase-like isoform X1 has translation MPVPLETRTEMQAPEFKDFAKEMVDYISNYLENIRDRRVLPTVQPGYLRPLIPDEAPQQPDKWEDVMADIERVIMPGVTHWHSPKFHAYFPTANSYPAIVADMLSGAIACIGFTWIASPACTELEVVMLDWLGKMLDLPKEFLACSGGQGGGVIQGTASEATLVGLLGAKAKAMKRVKEEHPDWDDNTIVSKLVGYTSIQSHSSVERAGLLGGVKLRSLASDVDLKLRGETLERAIKEDLEAGLIPFYVVATLGTTNTCAFDRLDEIGPIGNKYNVWVHVDAAYAGSAFICPEYRYLMKGIETADSFNFNPHKWMLVNFDCSAMWLKEPYWIVNAFNVDPLYLKHDMQGSAPDYRHWQIPLGRRFRALKLWFVLRLYGIDNLQAHIRRHCGFAKQFEALCRADERFEIFGEVQMGLACFKLKGSNELNEQLLRRINGRGNIHLVPSKVNDVYFLRMAVCSRFTESSDIDFSWKEVAASADEVLAEQKK, from the exons ATGCCTGTTCCGTTGGAAACGAGA ACCGAAATGCAGGCCCCGGAGTTCAAGGACTTTGCCAAGGAAATGGTGGACTACATTTCCAACTATCTGGAGAACATTCGCGACAG ACGTGTTCTACCGACCGTTCAACCTGGATACCTGAGGCCACTGATTCCGGATGAGGCACCTCAGCAGCCGGACAAGTGGGAAGACGTGATGGCCGACATCGAGCGCGTGATCATGCCCGGTGTGACGCACTGGCACAGCCCCAAGTTCCATGCCTACTTCCCCACGGCCAACTCGTATCCGGCCATCGTTGCCGATATGCTGAGTGGTGCCATCGCTTGCATCGGCTTCACCTGG ATTGCGAGCCCAGCCTGTACCGAGCtggaggtggtgatgctggatTGGCTAGGCAAGATGCTGGACCTGCCCAAGGAGTTCCTGGCGTGCTCCGGTGGACAGGGTGGCGGTGTGATCCAGGGTACAGCCAGTGAGGCTACACTCGTTGGTTTGCTCGGTGCCAAGGCAAAGGCGATGAAGCGCGTTAAGGAGGAGCATCCCGATTGGGATGATAACACGATCGTCTCCAAGTTGGTCGGTTACACTTCCA TTCAATCTCACTCATCCGTGGAACGTGCGGGACTGCTCGGTGGCGTCAAGCTGCGCTCTCTGGCGTCCGATGTGGATTTGAAACTGCGCGGTGAAACGCTCGAGCGTGCCATCAAGGAGGATCTGGAGGCCGGTTTGATTCCGTTCTATGTGGTGGCCACGCTGGGAACGACCAACACTTGCGCGTTTGATCGGCTCGATGAGATCGGTCCGATCGGTAACAAGTACAACGTTTGGGTGCACGTTGATGCGGCCTATGCCGGATCGGCCTTCATCTGCCCGGAGTATCGCTACCTGATGAAGGGTATCGAGACGGCCGATTCCTTCAACTTCAACCCGCACAAGTGGATGCTGGTGAACTTTGATTGTAGCGCTATGTGGCTGAAGGAACCGTACTGGATCGTGAACGCGTTCAACGTCGATCCGTTGTATCTGAAGCACGACATGCAGGGTTCCGCACCGGATTACCGTCACTGGCAGATTCCGCTCGGTCGTCGTTTCCGTGCCCTGAAGCTTTGGTTCGTACTGCGGCTCTACGGTATCGATAACCTGCAGGCCCACATTCGGCGCCACTGTGGATTCGCGAAGCAGTTCGAAGCGCTGTGCCGCGCTGACGAGCGGTTCGAGATCTTTGGCGAGGTGCAGATGGGCCTGGCGTGCTTCAAGCTGAAGGGCTCGAATGAGCTAAACGAGCAGCTGTTGCGTCGCATCAACGGTCGCGGCAACATCCATCTCGTACCGTCCAAGGTTAACGATGTGTACTTCCTGCGTATGGCCGTCTGCTCGCGCTTCACCGAAAGCTCCGACATCGACTTCTCGTGGAAGGAGGTGGCGGCTTCGGCCGATGAGGTACTGGCTGAGCAGAAGAAGTAA
- the LOC125951247 gene encoding sorting nexin-21 isoform X1 — protein sequence MENGESIEEDVDSATEVFDESTLSIKTSVVCPAVWKRFHRRQRYNDTVPLHFEIIHARILPAVASTELVADASGSGGNNAVKKYVVYVVNVREDGFPRDPCPTSIDRRYTHFLKLYEGLRKDHPTLVQSVAFPKKVLMGNFTPELIGERSGAFELFLDHIMSVPLLRESEHFLEFLQHDELTRACQLLDERRNEQAVPLLENSFRLLNKLFLDKSKAVLLLLCRLVVACTSSPIPHSAAEQWAELALRRFEHVCDTELLVLYIPLLQTCLHLWWQRGRDRTLLEERLNEMGKKGIKVKGGPTLGQAIHALDPRAETI from the exons ATGGAGAACGGGGAATCGATCGAGGAGGACGTCGATAGCGCGACGGAAGTGTTCGACGAAAGTACGTTGAGTATTAAAACTTCTGTGGTCTGTCCAG CCGTCTGGAAGCGCTTTCACCGGCGACAACGGTACAATGATACTGTACCGCTTCATTTCGAAATCATTCACGCACGTATCCTGCCTGCCGTTGCCTCTACGGAGCTTGTTGCCGATGCatccggtagtggtggtaataATGCCGTGAAAAAGTACGTCGTGTACGTGGTGAATGTACGTGAAGATGGCTTTCCGCGTGATCCATGTCCGACCAGCATCGACCGTCGGTACACGCACTTCCTCAAGCTCTACGAAGGACTACGCAAGGACCACCCGACGCTGGTTCAGAGTGTCGCTTTCCCCAAGAAGGTGCTAATGGGGAACTTCACTCCCGAGCTGATTGGAGAGCGTAGCGGCGCATTCGAGCTGTTCCTGGACCATATCATGAGCGTGCCTTTGCTGCGCGAGTCGGAGCATTTTCTAGAGTTTTTGCAGCACGACGAACTGACGAGGGCGTGTCAATTATTGGACGAACGGCGTAACGAGCAGGCAGTTCCACTGCTAGAGAATTCCTTCCGTCTGCTAAACAAACTGTTTCTCGATAAGTCTAAGGCTGTACTATTGCTCCTCTGTCGGCTGGTCGTTGCTTGTACCAGTTCACCGATTCCTCACTCGGCGGCCGAGCAGTGGGCCGAGCTCGCATTGCGAAGGTTCGAGCACGTTTGTGATACGGAGTTGCTGGTGCTATACATACCGCTACTGCAAACCTGCCTTCATCTTTGGTGGCAACGTGGACGGGATCGTACTCTGCTGGAGGAACGCCTGAACGAGATGGGCAAGAAAGGCATCAAGGTGAAGGGTGGACCAACGTTGGGCCAAGCCATTCACGCTCTCGATCCACGTGCAGAAACCATCTGA